The proteins below come from a single Roseiflexus sp. RS-1 genomic window:
- a CDS encoding sigma-70 family RNA polymerase sigma factor, giving the protein MQQSHTDIPRPLPDAPVRSIRRQSATYEHANIDAQTIVGMDLATLQRHCRIESERFFRGQPHDTRFAYELFRRALVERCDAAWEYLFHQYRALVESWVRRSSAFSSTGESSEYFVGSVFARFWQAITPERFAAFPTLGSLLHYLHLCATCVVIDCARAQSWAEIVPDERARARDQMLDAPDEEAINRVTREEFWRSIDALLMCDAERFVLYHSFIMGRKPGEIYKMRRDLFGSVAEVYNVKRNILGRLSRNRELRRLAGMPASS; this is encoded by the coding sequence ATGCAGCAGAGCCATACGGACATTCCTCGTCCGCTGCCGGATGCGCCGGTACGCAGCATCCGCAGACAGTCTGCCACGTATGAGCATGCGAACATCGACGCGCAGACGATTGTCGGCATGGATCTTGCGACACTCCAGCGGCACTGTCGAATCGAGAGTGAACGCTTTTTTCGAGGTCAACCGCACGACACACGCTTTGCCTACGAACTGTTCCGGCGGGCGCTGGTAGAACGGTGCGACGCGGCGTGGGAGTACCTGTTTCACCAGTACCGCGCGCTGGTCGAGAGTTGGGTGCGGCGGAGCAGTGCATTCAGCAGCACTGGCGAGAGCAGCGAATACTTCGTTGGTTCGGTATTCGCCCGTTTCTGGCAGGCGATCACGCCAGAGCGTTTTGCTGCATTTCCGACGCTTGGATCGTTGCTGCATTATCTGCACCTCTGCGCCACGTGCGTGGTGATCGACTGCGCACGCGCACAGTCCTGGGCAGAGATCGTGCCGGACGAGCGTGCACGCGCCCGAGATCAGATGCTCGATGCGCCGGACGAGGAGGCGATCAACCGGGTAACGCGCGAGGAGTTCTGGCGCTCAATCGACGCGCTGCTGATGTGCGACGCCGAGCGGTTCGTGCTCTACCACTCGTTCATTATGGGGCGCAAACCGGGGGAAATCTACAAGATGCGCCGTGATCTGTTCGGCAGCGTTGCAGAAGTGTATAACGTCAAGCGGAATATTCTGGGGCGCCTGAGCCGTAATCGTGAGCTGCGTCGCCTGGCGGGGATGCCAGCGTCTTCGTAG
- the gap gene encoding type I glyceraldehyde-3-phosphate dehydrogenase, which yields MARVAINGFGRIGRQSFKAMLEHYPDDLEIVAINDLTDNETLAHLLRHDSTYGAFDGDVSVTSDRISVTFYSEEGDERQIDIVALEERDPAKLPWRDLGIDIVIESTGRFTEAEKARAHLQAGARKVIITAPAKGEDITICLGVNEDRYDNAVHHIISNASCTTNCLAPVAKVLNDNFGIRRGMMTTVHSYTMDQNLQDNVHKDLRRARAAAMNIVPTTTGAARAVALVIPELKGKFDGFAVRVPTPTVSMIDFVVELERTVSVDEVNETFREAAQSKELEGILEVTDEELVSSDFIGSTASAIVDLPLTMALGGNLIKVIAWYDNEWGYATRVADLTAFIADEMEV from the coding sequence ATGGCACGTGTCGCAATCAACGGCTTCGGTCGGATCGGCCGCCAGAGCTTCAAAGCAATGCTCGAGCACTACCCGGACGACCTGGAGATCGTGGCAATAAACGACCTGACCGATAATGAAACACTGGCGCATCTGTTGCGCCACGACTCGACGTATGGCGCGTTCGATGGCGATGTCAGCGTAACCAGCGACCGGATCAGCGTAACGTTCTACAGCGAAGAAGGGGATGAACGTCAGATCGACATTGTGGCGCTGGAGGAGCGTGACCCGGCGAAACTGCCGTGGCGCGACCTGGGCATCGACATTGTGATCGAGTCGACCGGGCGCTTCACCGAGGCGGAGAAGGCGCGTGCGCACCTCCAGGCGGGCGCGCGCAAGGTTATCATCACGGCGCCTGCTAAGGGCGAGGACATTACCATCTGCCTGGGCGTCAACGAAGATCGCTACGATAACGCTGTCCACCATATCATCTCCAACGCCTCCTGCACCACCAACTGTCTGGCGCCGGTGGCAAAGGTGCTCAACGACAATTTCGGCATCCGTCGCGGGATGATGACAACGGTTCATTCCTATACCATGGATCAGAACCTGCAGGACAATGTGCACAAAGACCTGCGACGTGCGCGGGCGGCTGCAATGAACATCGTACCGACAACTACCGGTGCAGCGCGGGCGGTGGCGCTCGTGATTCCCGAACTCAAAGGCAAGTTCGATGGGTTTGCCGTGCGCGTGCCGACGCCAACCGTCTCAATGATCGACTTCGTGGTCGAACTGGAGCGCACCGTCTCGGTCGATGAAGTGAACGAAACGTTCCGCGAAGCGGCGCAGAGTAAGGAACTGGAAGGCATTCTGGAAGTGACCGACGAGGAACTGGTATCGAGCGACTTTATCGGCTCCACTGCGTCGGCGATTGTCGATCTGCCGCTCACAATGGCGCTGGGGGGCAATCTGATCAAGGTCATTGCCTGGTACGATAATGAGTGGGGGTACGCAACCCGTGTCGCCGACCTGACAGCGTTCATCGCCGATGAAATGGAGGTGTAG
- a CDS encoding TIGR03986 family type III CRISPR-associated RAMP protein — MAKHKGKPNNQNRQRQKEAAQKFRLPEVAKSGHTREHQRQEAVSKQAQAVKAQKTLKIPWPAPRQPTETRENYRFLNPYNFVRYLPEPAIPPGDVDAQLLGRCAPPPHDRYIGLTGRIVCTLEAVTPLFISDSHDINVTTTLRDGREVQYKSYRFFQYEGRDAIPAASLRGMIRSTFEAVTNSPFGVFNGDERLEYRIDPAEARRFRPGIVESLPNGDQPGVILLCEEAKIGAYYEDRKLNVLKGNWRCGEEAYAIITKNNTAKVKALARRPEDLPADGEIYHGWVKVTGQTIETKRNESFFYFKHGDRTKAQRVYFDVEREADFNAVLHAQLYERRENFHSQVQSERLEPNNLVYVELEPEDAGRVRNIALARVARLRYRNAIGNLLPDHLKPGEDYEHLDIASRVFGWVKATPTEDYKVRIAYAGRVRFSHAVLTEDGDKGVYDGEMPLAILGSPKPTTTLFYLRKREGEWSEAERKQPGAATTIGYDGPNILRGRKFYRHHGKALNRLEYERAGRRQDHQNRTVRGVRAPGNVFEFTIDFHNLAPVELGALLWTLNLSDNEQCFFRLGYAKPLGFGSVRLSVVQVELLDPGTRYRSLQTSGWRTATFSERSRWLERFATAMRRCYGKPLYELPNIVDLIKLLRGPEKGQPQHIHYPRTNLQPDPDGKNFEWFVANKAKSTKVDQAGPNLTLEMPDVEKGLVLLEKDRQA; from the coding sequence ATGGCGAAGCACAAAGGCAAACCCAACAACCAGAATCGTCAGCGCCAGAAAGAAGCGGCTCAGAAATTCAGACTTCCAGAGGTGGCGAAATCCGGACACACCAGAGAACATCAACGCCAGGAGGCAGTGTCCAAACAGGCTCAGGCCGTCAAAGCACAGAAAACGCTAAAGATTCCCTGGCCCGCGCCCCGGCAACCGACTGAGACAAGAGAGAACTATCGCTTTCTCAACCCGTACAACTTCGTGCGTTACTTGCCCGAACCAGCTATCCCCCCTGGCGATGTCGATGCTCAGTTGCTCGGTCGCTGTGCACCACCGCCCCATGATCGCTATATTGGCTTAACGGGGCGCATCGTTTGCACACTGGAGGCGGTGACACCGCTGTTTATCTCTGATAGTCACGATATCAACGTGACTACCACTCTCCGTGATGGCAGAGAAGTCCAGTACAAAAGCTACCGCTTCTTCCAGTACGAGGGCAGAGACGCTATCCCGGCCGCCAGTCTGCGCGGGATGATCCGCTCCACGTTTGAGGCTGTTACCAACTCACCCTTCGGCGTCTTCAACGGTGACGAACGTCTGGAGTATCGCATCGACCCGGCCGAGGCGCGTCGCTTCAGGCCAGGTATTGTGGAGAGTCTGCCAAATGGTGATCAGCCGGGCGTCATTCTGCTCTGTGAAGAGGCGAAAATCGGTGCGTATTATGAAGACAGAAAACTCAATGTTCTCAAAGGAAACTGGCGGTGCGGTGAGGAGGCGTATGCGATCATTACAAAGAACAATACAGCAAAGGTCAAAGCGCTTGCCCGTCGACCCGAAGATTTGCCTGCTGATGGAGAAATATATCACGGCTGGGTTAAAGTCACCGGTCAGACCATTGAAACGAAGCGCAATGAAAGTTTCTTTTACTTCAAACACGGCGACCGCACGAAAGCGCAGAGAGTTTACTTCGACGTTGAACGGGAAGCCGACTTCAATGCTGTGCTTCACGCCCAACTGTACGAACGCAGAGAGAATTTCCACAGTCAGGTGCAGAGCGAAAGACTGGAACCGAACAATCTGGTCTACGTCGAGCTTGAGCCAGAGGATGCCGGTCGCGTGCGCAATATCGCGCTGGCACGGGTAGCACGGCTGCGCTACCGTAACGCTATCGGCAATTTGCTGCCCGATCACCTGAAGCCTGGTGAGGACTATGAACACCTGGATATTGCCTCGCGCGTCTTTGGCTGGGTCAAGGCTACACCAACCGAAGACTACAAGGTGCGCATTGCTTACGCCGGGCGAGTGCGCTTCAGCCACGCTGTGCTGACAGAGGACGGAGATAAGGGCGTCTATGATGGTGAGATGCCGCTGGCAATCCTGGGATCGCCCAAGCCAACGACAACCCTCTTCTACCTGCGCAAGCGCGAAGGTGAATGGAGTGAAGCGGAACGTAAGCAACCCGGCGCTGCCACCACAATCGGCTATGATGGTCCCAACATACTGCGTGGGCGCAAGTTCTACCGCCACCACGGAAAAGCCCTCAACCGTCTGGAATATGAGCGTGCTGGACGTCGCCAAGATCACCAAAACCGCACGGTACGCGGAGTGCGGGCGCCGGGAAACGTCTTCGAGTTCACCATTGACTTCCACAACCTGGCGCCGGTGGAGCTGGGAGCACTGCTATGGACACTCAATCTGAGCGACAACGAACAATGTTTCTTCCGGTTAGGATACGCCAAACCGTTGGGATTTGGCAGCGTCAGGCTTTCCGTGGTTCAGGTTGAACTGCTCGATCCAGGTACTCGCTACCGATCATTGCAAACATCTGGCTGGCGTACTGCTACATTCTCAGAGCGTAGTCGGTGGCTGGAGCGTTTCGCAACGGCAATGCGACGTTGCTACGGGAAACCACTCTATGAATTGCCCAATATCGTCGACCTGATCAAACTGCTCAGGGGTCCTGAAAAGGGTCAACCGCAGCATATCCACTATCCGCGTACCAATCTGCAACCTGATCCAGACGGAAAGAACTTTGAGTGGTTTGTGGCGAACAAAGCCAAATCGACCAAAGTGGATCAGGCCGGACCAAACTTAACGCTGGAAATGCCGGATGTGGAAAAAGGACTGGTATTGCTGGAAAAGGACAGACAGGCATAA
- a CDS encoding TIGR03986 family type III CRISPR-associated RAMP protein: MGKAKPKRKMASHSSQRGYRFLNPYNFVRTLEVRHLHAAPLLGRCAPPPHDRYVGLTGRIRCCLTATTPIFVSDSEGIKEDTVNSKVHRHYRFFRDPNGNVAIPGTSLRGAVRSIFEAVTNSCFAHFAGEKRLSYHLPAGDASKLIPARVRITEQQEWVLDLLPGTKKNPLDGLEPDDRMYAAWIKRYAPLRSSPTEQANPGSPYARRTKVSLPQSKGHGDKCWALIEEMEHPPRRVRGREQGYFLFWNVIQLASQKDDLPSPKKGQKIVEGYLCLTNQNIENKHDERFFFAEHQVTSIQLPADVRKHYEELIADYQERHSDAVRKRQHPDQPQGGEPAFSRFILERTGRNEAKLRDGDLVYAMLESASGGYRVKFIVPVSVPRVGFERKIGDLLHPSDLAKCEDYDRLCPACRTFGWVWGDDLEQQRPELSKPTACAGRVRFSHARLTHDAGTFDATLAILSTPKPTTYRFYLRPRSGKPQDGLCDQQVGYDNPAQILRGRKVYRHHGSRLDPQEYQSVNGNKSDQNRTVHGVQKAGSRFEFTVEFENLAPVELGALLWSLRLEGWHHRIGYAKPLGFGSARIEVLSVSILNPEVRYASLSDTADGWIDRTDQIDVWIDNFKRAMAARYGAAFDQLANIRDLKALLADTPPLPVHYPRPTRQPQAQGKQYEWFVGNKRGGQSPAPRLALSLADDDQTGLPLIDKDGNVVE; the protein is encoded by the coding sequence ATGGGCAAAGCAAAACCCAAACGCAAGATGGCGTCACACTCATCACAGAGAGGGTATCGCTTCCTCAACCCCTATAACTTTGTGCGCACGCTGGAAGTCCGTCACCTCCACGCCGCACCGTTGCTGGGCCGTTGTGCACCGCCGCCGCACGACCGTTATGTGGGATTGACGGGACGCATTCGCTGTTGTCTCACAGCGACGACACCGATCTTCGTTTCGGATAGCGAAGGGATTAAAGAGGATACAGTCAACAGCAAGGTTCATCGCCACTATCGCTTCTTCCGCGACCCCAACGGCAATGTCGCCATTCCTGGTACAAGCCTGCGCGGAGCAGTGCGCTCAATCTTCGAGGCGGTGACCAACTCGTGTTTTGCCCATTTCGCAGGTGAGAAACGATTGAGTTATCACCTGCCAGCAGGAGACGCCAGCAAGTTAATCCCCGCCCGCGTTCGCATAACTGAACAACAGGAGTGGGTGCTTGACTTGCTTCCAGGCACCAAGAAGAACCCTTTAGACGGTCTGGAACCTGATGATCGAATGTATGCAGCCTGGATCAAGCGATATGCCCCATTGCGTTCAAGCCCTACCGAACAAGCAAATCCTGGCTCTCCATACGCCCGACGAACGAAGGTTTCTTTGCCCCAGTCGAAAGGGCATGGAGATAAATGCTGGGCTCTTATCGAGGAGATGGAACATCCTCCTCGCAGGGTTCGAGGACGTGAACAAGGGTATTTCCTCTTTTGGAATGTGATTCAACTCGCCTCACAGAAAGATGACCTGCCATCTCCTAAAAAGGGACAAAAGATAGTAGAGGGCTATCTATGCTTGACTAATCAAAACATCGAAAACAAGCACGACGAGCGCTTTTTCTTTGCTGAGCATCAGGTAACGTCAATTCAGTTACCAGCGGATGTTCGTAAGCATTACGAAGAACTGATCGCCGACTACCAGGAGCGCCACAGCGACGCGGTGCGCAAGCGCCAGCATCCTGATCAACCCCAGGGTGGAGAACCTGCCTTCAGTCGCTTTATCCTGGAGCGCACTGGCCGCAACGAGGCAAAACTGCGGGATGGCGATCTGGTGTATGCGATGTTGGAAAGCGCTTCTGGAGGCTACCGCGTCAAATTTATCGTGCCGGTCTCTGTTCCGCGTGTAGGCTTTGAGCGCAAGATCGGTGATCTGCTGCATCCGTCTGATCTGGCAAAATGCGAAGACTACGACAGGCTCTGCCCCGCCTGCCGCACCTTCGGTTGGGTATGGGGCGATGATCTAGAGCAACAGCGCCCTGAGCTATCCAAACCCACTGCCTGCGCCGGCCGCGTGAGGTTCAGTCATGCCCGATTGACACACGATGCAGGCACGTTCGACGCCACACTGGCGATCCTGTCTACACCCAAGCCAACGACCTATCGCTTTTACCTGCGGCCTCGTAGTGGCAAACCTCAGGATGGATTGTGCGATCAGCAGGTAGGCTACGACAACCCCGCACAAATCTTGCGTGGTCGCAAAGTCTATCGGCATCACGGCAGCCGTCTCGATCCGCAGGAATACCAGAGTGTAAACGGGAACAAGAGTGACCAGAACCGAACTGTGCACGGCGTCCAAAAGGCAGGCAGCCGCTTTGAATTTACCGTAGAATTTGAGAACCTGGCGCCGGTGGAGTTAGGTGCGCTGCTGTGGAGTCTGCGCCTGGAGGGATGGCATCATCGTATCGGCTATGCCAAACCCCTGGGCTTCGGCTCTGCCCGGATCGAAGTTCTGTCGGTCAGCATCCTCAACCCTGAGGTGCGCTACGCCTCGTTGTCTGATACAGCCGATGGCTGGATTGATCGAACCGACCAGATAGATGTCTGGATCGATAATTTCAAACGGGCAATGGCAGCGCGCTACGGCGCCGCGTTTGATCAACTGGCAAACATCCGCGACCTGAAAGCGCTGCTGGCTGATACGCCGCCCCTGCCTGTCCACTACCCACGTCCAACACGACAACCACAGGCACAAGGAAAGCAGTACGAGTGGTTCGTCGGCAACAAGCGCGGCGGTCAGAGTCCAGCACCAAGGCTTGCCCTGTCTCTTGCCGACGACGATCAGACAGGTCTACCGTTGATTGACAAAGATGGCAACGTCGTGGAGTAA
- a CDS encoding ferritin: MLSESIQQAINKQITYEFSASHAYMAMAAYFESLSLTGFAHWFRLQSEEEREHALRFFDYVNDRGGRVTLGAIDEPQNEFASPLDVFEHALAHEQRVTAAIHAIYALAAQENDYPTLSMLQWFIDEQVEEEKSAQEIIQHLKLIGDDGPGLLALDRRLAEREEEEEE, translated from the coding sequence ATGCTCAGCGAGAGCATTCAGCAGGCGATTAACAAGCAAATCACCTACGAGTTTTCCGCATCCCACGCCTACATGGCAATGGCGGCTTACTTCGAGTCGCTGTCACTGACCGGGTTTGCCCACTGGTTTCGGTTGCAGAGCGAGGAGGAGCGTGAACATGCCCTTCGCTTCTTCGACTACGTGAACGACCGTGGCGGGCGCGTGACCCTCGGCGCTATCGACGAGCCGCAGAACGAGTTCGCATCGCCGCTCGACGTGTTCGAGCACGCGCTGGCGCACGAGCAGCGGGTCACTGCCGCCATTCATGCCATCTACGCCCTCGCTGCGCAGGAGAATGATTACCCCACCCTCAGCATGCTTCAGTGGTTCATCGATGAGCAGGTCGAAGAGGAGAAGAGCGCCCAGGAGATCATCCAGCACCTGAAACTCATCGGCGACGATGGTCCTGGCTTGCTGGCGCTCGACCGGCGTCTGGCGGAGCGCGAGGAGGAAGAGGAGGAGTAG
- a CDS encoding AAA family ATPase, with protein MALEPYRPSVDPHYRDELDRELDQKIDQAFHRWPWKVRRFIWRILIAVAAVWLVINLAPRAVEFVMTNDMGAAIIQVLLIGAYLFFFIGFQFFLMFYFMGRTRIYWLKPGETGIGFKDYKGNPEVLEAARRIVTLLKGAKEFKEMGGEVTRGVLLIGPPGTGKSYMAQAVATEAGVPFGYLSAPSLTSAWMGMGNMKVMLLYRKARKLAREYGACILFIDEIDAIGMARSPNLAGQGAMGMSPDPNHGGRANVVMGMGMGMGAGSGLLNELLIQMDPPPHEQSLTGKILRFFGLRRKKAEMPPVLTMAATNLAETLDAALLRPGRFDRKIVVDLPDADGRREIIEYYLAKVKHEPMPIDRMVSDTIGYSPVAIKFVINEAVIHAHFDGRSSINYWDFTRARETHEWGLRQPIRNMSYEERRRLAYHEAGHAYAAVKLLRKERLTKVTIVRHGSALGFAAWKPEEEIHTRTKDELLDRIKISLASRAAEEIFLNIQMSGVTSDLQSATGLATFMVGAYGMDNSLYSHLTFGMQGLASPDIKVRVEAILNEQYRQVKSLLENNKEAVIAIAEALILRNELTDIDVNEILARVEAEHPFTDPRTVQRQQFGFVTSRPLPEPVSVSRRLPGARRPSDAINVPAANQPPSSQKPQASTDQTDDQS; from the coding sequence ATGGCACTTGAACCGTATCGTCCCAGTGTCGATCCACACTATCGCGACGAACTCGATCGCGAACTGGACCAGAAAATCGATCAGGCGTTCCACCGCTGGCCCTGGAAGGTGCGCCGCTTCATCTGGCGCATCCTGATCGCCGTCGCCGCCGTCTGGCTGGTGATCAATCTGGCGCCGCGCGCCGTTGAGTTCGTTATGACGAATGATATGGGCGCCGCAATCATTCAGGTGCTGCTGATCGGCGCCTATCTGTTCTTCTTCATCGGGTTCCAGTTCTTCCTGATGTTCTACTTTATGGGCCGCACCCGCATCTACTGGCTCAAACCGGGTGAGACGGGCATCGGCTTCAAAGACTATAAAGGCAACCCGGAGGTGCTGGAAGCGGCGCGCCGGATTGTGACGCTGCTCAAGGGCGCTAAAGAGTTCAAAGAGATGGGTGGCGAAGTGACCCGTGGCGTGCTCCTGATCGGTCCGCCCGGAACCGGCAAAAGTTATATGGCGCAGGCAGTGGCGACCGAGGCGGGTGTGCCGTTTGGGTATCTGAGCGCCCCGTCGCTAACATCCGCCTGGATGGGCATGGGCAACATGAAGGTCATGTTGCTCTACCGCAAGGCGCGCAAACTGGCGCGTGAGTATGGCGCCTGCATCCTGTTCATCGACGAAATCGATGCAATTGGCATGGCGCGCAGCCCGAACCTTGCCGGTCAGGGTGCGATGGGCATGTCTCCCGATCCGAACCATGGCGGTCGCGCCAATGTGGTGATGGGGATGGGCATGGGGATGGGTGCGGGGAGTGGTCTGCTCAATGAACTGCTTATCCAGATGGACCCGCCGCCGCACGAGCAGTCGCTGACCGGTAAAATCCTGCGCTTCTTCGGTCTGCGCCGCAAGAAGGCGGAAATGCCGCCAGTGCTCACTATGGCGGCGACCAACCTGGCGGAAACGCTCGATGCGGCGTTGTTGCGACCAGGACGCTTCGACCGCAAGATCGTGGTCGATCTGCCTGATGCCGATGGGCGTCGAGAGATTATCGAGTACTACCTGGCAAAGGTGAAGCACGAGCCAATGCCGATTGATCGCATGGTCTCCGATACGATTGGTTACTCCCCGGTGGCGATCAAGTTTGTGATCAACGAAGCGGTCATTCACGCTCATTTCGATGGTCGATCATCGATCAACTACTGGGATTTCACCCGCGCCCGTGAGACGCACGAGTGGGGTCTGCGCCAGCCGATCCGCAACATGTCGTATGAAGAGCGCCGCCGCCTTGCGTACCACGAAGCGGGTCATGCCTACGCTGCGGTCAAACTGCTGCGCAAGGAGCGCCTGACGAAGGTGACAATCGTGCGCCACGGTTCGGCGCTTGGCTTCGCCGCCTGGAAACCGGAAGAGGAGATCCATACGCGCACAAAGGACGAACTCCTCGACCGGATCAAAATCTCGCTCGCCAGTCGCGCTGCTGAGGAAATTTTCCTCAATATCCAGATGAGCGGCGTAACGAGCGACCTGCAGAGCGCCACCGGTCTGGCAACCTTCATGGTCGGCGCGTATGGAATGGACAACAGTCTGTATTCGCATCTGACGTTCGGTATGCAAGGGCTGGCAAGCCCCGACATCAAAGTGCGCGTCGAGGCTATTCTGAACGAGCAGTACCGGCAGGTGAAGTCACTGCTCGAAAATAATAAGGAAGCAGTGATTGCGATTGCCGAGGCGCTGATCCTGCGTAACGAACTGACCGACATCGACGTGAATGAGATCCTGGCGCGTGTTGAAGCCGAGCATCCATTCACTGATCCGCGCACCGTGCAGCGTCAGCAGTTCGGCTTTGTCACAAGCCGCCCGCTTCCGGAGCCGGTCAGCGTCAGCCGCCGTCTCCCCGGTGCCCGCCGTCCCTCAGACGCGATCAATGTGCCTGCCGCCAACCAACCACCATCATCGCAGAAGCCGCAGGCATCGACCGATCAGACCGACGACCAATCGTAG
- a CDS encoding sugar phosphate nucleotidyltransferase — MKAVILVGGLGTRLRPLTCNTPKPMIPVVNQPFIVHVLENLRNQGIEEVILCVQYLAGRFREALGDGSALGLRIHVIEEPEPLGTAGAVKNIEHMLDGSTFVFNGDVLTDLDLQAMMAFHRERGSKLTIALTPVEDPTAYGLVEMDETGHIRRFTEKPRVDEVTSNLINAGTYIIEPELFRYVPPKQHYMFERGLFPVVLQTRDPMYGYPSSAYWTDIGTPSAYLEVHHDILVGKVRYRFHGKEIGNRVWLVGDADIHPRAQIIGPVVIGPGVKISAGAQIIGPTVIGAGCIIGANARIEGAVLWEENQIEEGVALRSCVVGSRNQIGARTHISDGAVVSDACTIEADNRLERGIRVWPETHLKERSISF; from the coding sequence ATGAAGGCAGTCATTCTGGTTGGCGGGCTTGGCACCCGTTTGCGACCGCTCACGTGCAACACACCCAAGCCGATGATCCCGGTGGTCAATCAACCGTTCATCGTCCACGTCCTGGAAAATCTGCGCAATCAGGGGATTGAAGAGGTCATCCTGTGCGTGCAGTACCTCGCCGGGCGGTTCCGTGAGGCGCTTGGCGATGGTTCGGCGCTTGGTCTGAGGATCCACGTGATCGAAGAACCGGAGCCGCTGGGGACTGCTGGCGCAGTGAAGAATATCGAACACATGCTCGATGGATCGACCTTCGTCTTCAACGGCGATGTGCTGACCGACCTCGACCTGCAGGCGATGATGGCGTTCCACCGCGAGCGCGGCAGCAAGTTGACCATTGCGCTGACACCGGTCGAAGACCCGACGGCGTATGGTCTGGTCGAAATGGACGAAACGGGACACATCCGCCGGTTTACCGAAAAACCGCGCGTCGATGAAGTGACCTCGAACCTGATCAACGCTGGCACCTACATCATCGAGCCGGAACTGTTCCGCTATGTGCCACCCAAACAACACTACATGTTCGAGCGCGGGTTGTTCCCTGTCGTCCTCCAGACCCGCGATCCCATGTACGGCTACCCGTCGTCCGCCTACTGGACCGACATCGGCACACCGTCGGCATATCTGGAGGTGCACCACGACATCCTGGTCGGCAAGGTGCGTTACCGCTTTCACGGCAAAGAGATCGGCAACCGGGTATGGCTGGTCGGCGATGCCGACATTCACCCGCGCGCCCAGATCATCGGTCCTGTCGTCATCGGTCCGGGAGTGAAGATCAGCGCTGGCGCGCAGATCATCGGACCGACCGTTATCGGTGCAGGATGCATCATCGGCGCGAATGCGCGGATCGAGGGTGCCGTCCTGTGGGAAGAAAACCAGATCGAAGAAGGGGTCGCGTTGCGGTCGTGCGTTGTTGGCAGTCGCAATCAGATCGGCGCGCGCACCCACATCAGCGACGGCGCAGTCGTCAGTGATGCGTGCACTATCGAAGCCGACAATCGCCTGGAGCGCGGCATCCGCGTCTGGCCCGAAACCCATCTGAAAGAGCGCTCGATCTCCTTCTGA
- a CDS encoding GDP-mannose 4,6-dehydratase, whose amino-acid sequence MRALITGINGFVGGHLAEHLLSSGLWEVAGIARQPALALETLTGRVTYVAADLSDREQTLRALASIRPDVIFHLAGQSNVPHAFADPHTTVQMNIGAQLNLFLSVLQLRIDPLIIVASSNEIYGLVRPEDLPVNEQTPLRPVNPYAVSKAAQDLFAYQYHISHRMRTVRLRPFNHIGPRQTEAFVVPAFAAQIARIEAGLQPPVLRVGNLAAERDFSDVRDIVRAYELAALHGEVGAAYNVGSGQAVGVQRILDILLTFSTHDIQIEPDPSRMRPSDVPRVVCDASRFHADTGWTPRIPLEQTLFDTLEYWRFRVQEQL is encoded by the coding sequence ATGCGCGCGCTGATCACCGGCATCAATGGATTCGTTGGCGGGCACCTGGCTGAGCATCTCCTCTCCAGTGGCTTGTGGGAGGTCGCTGGCATTGCGCGGCAGCCAGCGCTCGCCCTGGAAACCCTCACCGGACGGGTGACCTATGTCGCCGCCGATCTCAGCGACCGCGAACAAACCCTGAGAGCGCTTGCCAGTATCCGACCCGACGTCATCTTCCACCTCGCCGGTCAATCGAACGTCCCGCACGCATTCGCCGACCCGCACACCACGGTTCAGATGAATATCGGCGCACAGCTCAACCTGTTTCTCAGTGTGCTGCAACTGCGGATCGACCCGCTGATCATCGTTGCCAGCAGCAACGAGATCTATGGGTTGGTGCGCCCTGAAGACCTGCCGGTCAACGAACAAACGCCGCTGCGCCCGGTTAACCCATATGCCGTGAGTAAAGCGGCGCAAGACCTGTTTGCCTACCAGTACCATATCAGTCACCGGATGCGCACCGTCCGCCTCCGACCGTTCAACCATATTGGTCCGCGTCAGACGGAAGCGTTCGTTGTACCGGCGTTCGCCGCGCAGATCGCGAGGATCGAAGCCGGACTGCAACCACCGGTGCTGCGCGTCGGCAATCTGGCGGCGGAACGTGATTTCAGCGATGTGCGCGATATTGTCCGCGCCTATGAACTCGCTGCACTGCACGGCGAAGTCGGCGCGGCGTACAACGTCGGCAGCGGGCAGGCAGTCGGCGTGCAGCGCATTCTGGACATTCTGCTGACCTTCAGCACGCACGATATTCAGATCGAACCGGATCCATCCCGGATGCGCCCCTCCGATGTGCCGCGCGTGGTGTGCGACGCATCGCGATTCCACGCCGATACCGGATGGACGCCGCGCATTCCGCTGGAACAGACCCTGTTCGACACGCTTGAGTACTGGCGTTTCCGGGTACAGGAGCAGTTATGA